A region of the Egibacteraceae bacterium genome:
CCCCGACGCGCGGGCGATCGGGCGGGTCACGGCGGTACGGATGCTCGGCTCGGTCCCGACGACGGTGAGGTGGGTCTGCGCGCGGGTGACCGCGGTGTAGAGCAGCTCGCGGGTGAGGATCGGCGAGGTGGCGTCGGGCAGGAGCACCGCCACCCCGGCGAACTGCGAGCCCTGGCTCTTGTGCACGGTCATGGCGTGCACGGTGTCGACCGCGGACAGGCGGGCGGGGCTGACCTCCATGATCTCGCCGCGGCGCTCGAACACCGCGGTCACCCTTCCCTGCCCCGCGTCGATGACCACGCCCGTGTCGCCGTTGTACAGCCGCAGCCCGTGGTCGTTCTGCGTGACGAGCACCGGGCGGCCGACGTACCAGCGCCCGCCCGTCGCGTAGCCGTCGATCGCCGCGGCGAGCCAGCGCTCGACCTGCGCCATCCACGTCGTCGCCCCGTACGGCCCCCGCCGGTGAGCGCACAGCACCCGCATCGCCCCGAGCGCGGAAAGGGCGCCGCGCCCGTCGCCGGCGTGCGCGCACGCCGCCAGCCGCCGGCCGGCGTCGCCCAGGTCGTCGCGCACGGGCGTCAGCGCATCAGGATCGGCCTGGGCGATGTCCACGGCGATCCAGCGGATGTCCTCGCCGCCGGCACCCAGCACGTCGAGGGCGGTGTCGTCGTCGCCGCGCTGCACCGCCCGGGCCACCTCGGCGATGGCGCCCCCGAAGCGGTGCACGCTGCGCAGCACGACGATGCCGTCACCGACCGCGGTGCGCGCCGGCGGGTCCTCGGCGGGGACCGGCCGGCCGGTCACCTGCGACAGCAGCGCGCGGGTGTCGGCCCGCATGCGCAGTGACGCCGCGGCGGGACCGACGATGTCGCCGAGCACCGCGCCGGCCTCGACGGAGGCCAGCTGCTCGGGGTCACCCACCAGGATCAACCGGGCGTCGGCCCGCACGGCCTCGACGAGCTTGGCCATGAGCGACAGCGACACCATCGACGTCTCGTCGACGACCACGACGTCGTGGGCCAGGCGGTTGCCGCGGTCGTGGCGGAACCGGCTGCGGCTGTCCGGGCGCCAGCCGAGCAGGCGGTGCAGCGTCGACGCGCCCGTCGCGAGCAGCCGCCCGCGGACACCCGCGTCGACGTCGAGGCGCGCGGCCTCGGTGTGCACGGCCTCCTCCATGCGCGCGGCGGCCCTGCCGGTGGGCGCGGCCAAGGCCACCCGGGGTGGCGCGACGCCGGCCGCGGCCGCCTGCTCGTCGAGCAGTGCCAGGATGCGCGCCACGGTCGTGGTCTTGCCGGTGCCGGGCCCGCCGGCGACGACCGCGAAGCGGCGGATCACCGCGGCGGCGGCCGCGAGGCGCTGCAGGTCGGCCGGCGCGTCGGCCTCGCCGGGGAACAGCCGACCGAGCCCGCCGGCGAGCACGTCGGTGTCCACGCCGGTGGCGGGCTCGGCGCTGCGGGCCGCCAGGTCGGCGGCGATGCGCCGTTCCTCGCGCCAGTAGCGGTCCAGGTACAGCCGGGTGCCGACCAGGCGCAGCGGCCGGTCGGCGGGGCCGTCCGCACCGACCGCCACCAGCGGGCTCCGGCCCAGGGCCCCGGTCCACGCGTCGAGGGGCGGCCAGGCCAGGTCGGCAACGTCGACGGGCTGCTCGGCCTCGGTGGTGACGGTGGCGGGTGCGGTGGCCAGGTCGGTGCACACGTGGCCGAGGCGGGGGGCGCGCACCGCCATCGCCGCGCCGAGCAGCACCGCGGTGTCGTCCTCCCCGCCCAGGG
Encoded here:
- the recD gene encoding exodeoxyribonuclease V subunit alpha, which translates into the protein MSTAEHVEPLDAFDVRRATRARGLLGAFNVAGVLAPADVHVAARLGALGGEDDTAVLLGAAMAVRAPRLGHVCTDLATAPATVTTEAEQPVDVADLAWPPLDAWTGALGRSPLVAVGADGPADRPLRLVGTRLYLDRYWREERRIAADLAARSAEPATGVDTDVLAGGLGRLFPGEADAPADLQRLAAAAAVIRRFAVVAGGPGTGKTTTVARILALLDEQAAAAGVAPPRVALAAPTGRAAARMEEAVHTEAARLDVDAGVRGRLLATGASTLHRLLGWRPDSRSRFRHDRGNRLAHDVVVVDETSMVSLSLMAKLVEAVRADARLILVGDPEQLASVEAGAVLGDIVGPAAASLRMRADTRALLSQVTGRPVPAEDPPARTAVGDGIVVLRSVHRFGGAIAEVARAVQRGDDDTALDVLGAGGEDIRWIAVDIAQADPDALTPVRDDLGDAGRRLAACAHAGDGRGALSALGAMRVLCAHRRGPYGATTWMAQVERWLAAAIDGYATGGRWYVGRPVLVTQNDHGLRLYNGDTGVVIDAGQGRVTAVFERRGEIMEVSPARLSAVDTVHAMTVHKSQGSQFAGVAVLLPDATSPILTRELLYTAVTRAQTHLTVVGTEPSIRTAVTRPIARASGLRETLWA